The following nucleotide sequence is from Juglans microcarpa x Juglans regia isolate MS1-56 chromosome 6D, Jm3101_v1.0, whole genome shotgun sequence.
CACTTGATGTCGTTTTCGTGCTCTCCCACCATATCTTCCATACGGGTTTCAGATGAATGAGGTAGAAGAAACATGTGGGTCTCATCTTTGGCTTGTGGAAATCCAAGTCTGGCCGAGTTTGGAAAATTGGGTGAAGAAAGCATAGAAGTTGCAGACGGAAGTGGCCTTTGGCCCCAGTTGAAGAGCGGAGTAGGAGGTCGGATTGGAAGGGGTGATTGCTTTGAAGGTagtgaggaagaagaggaagggtTCCCGTTTGAAGAAAAGAGCTGGGAGAGGTAGAACCCAGACTGATAGCCTAGAGATTCAAAGGTATGCCTCATTCTTAGCACGAAATGGAGATCTTCAGGTATCTGTTATTAGACATTTACCTCTCAGTTTGATCAAACATATGTAAAACTGATCATTTATTTAGTACAAAAAATTACTGTTTGAAAATCAACCAAATGTATAAGAGTAGCTTCTGAATGAgaagataaagacaaaaaaaaaaaactcacaatctTGCAAGAACCCAACTGTAGAAGGCCATGGCCAGCTTGAATGACAGCTATTGTCTGATCATGGAGTTGAATCAAGGAGCACAAAAGTCTTAAgtcattggaaaaaaaaaaccaaaaagagaggaaaaacaaataaaaaaaacagtaaGACTGGAAACAGTGAAATAACAGTTTCTTTTCTGACCTGAATTCCTGACTCGAATTGATCAGTCCATTCAGGAGGAAGCTGCATTAAATGGCACCAAAAATAGGAAGGTTACCGTCAATCATTAAGATGGTACCATCCAACCAACAGTAGACCAGAacataaaagaataattaatatatctGAAACTTAATCTAGAATTGgacgaagaagaaaaaatgatggGTGTTTTTATGCGTTGAGTTCCCATACAGCATCAAAAGAACTCTGCCAGTAGTTGGAGATATTTGGTTCGCATTCAGTTGGTTCTTTGAAGACCCATTTATGACACTTATCAGATGCAACTTTCCCCATCAACCTGTTGGAATCAATATCACCCAATCAGGccccccatatgataagaagaCCCTTCACCTTTTACATCTCTCTACTTTCCATGTTACCTCAAGATTTTGGTTAAGAGACTCAGAAAGagacagaagagagagagagaggggggagagagGATCGAAACCACAACACAAAAAAAACACCTACCCAGTACCCACCCTTCTCCATAATTATATAACTGAATGGACATCTTGCTGAAGGATCTTCTGACAGGATCTTCGCCACCATCAATCTCTTCCAAACAATCGCCAACTCTTCCTCGACAAAACCCATCTTCCCACATCAACATTCTTCACAAGGTTTTGACAGACAAAAATTACATCCAGTTGAAATTACTGAAGAACATATCGTGCAAATGAAAACTTACTAAATAACTATCAATAATCATCAatcaaaaaaactaaaatacaaacaaaataaacatcttccaatttcactcttttttccACTCTTTTCTTGCAAGGAAGAAGGTAATGCTCTGCCTCGTCGCTGagcaaagaaaacaaagaatgcAAATTATACCGCTAAGCTGAACATAGTGTTTGAAAGTACTACTCTGTTTACTAAATCCTCTgctttctcagcaaccaaactgAGAGGTGAAGGCAAACCATACTTACAGGCTACCGTTGTCGTCTCCAACCTTGCACCCATTACC
It contains:
- the LOC121234468 gene encoding protein RICE SALT SENSITIVE 3-like; protein product: MVGSGASDRSKEAVGMMALHEALRSVCLNTDWTYSVFWTIRPRPRVRGGNGCKVGDDNGSLMLMWEDGFCRGRVGDCLEEIDGGEDPVRRSFSKMSIQLYNYGEGLMGKVASDKCHKWVFKEPTECEPNISNYWQSSFDALPPEWTDQFESGIQTIAVIQAGHGLLQLGSCKIIPEDLHFVLRMRHTFESLGYQSGFYLSQLFSSNGNPSSSSSLPSKQSPLPIRPPTPLFNWGQRPLPSATSMLSSPNFPNSARLGFPQAKDETHMFLLPHSSETRMEDMVGEHENDIKWPNGLSFFNALTGRTDDAKLLFNSDSLGNKPDHNHHPLILEGKNSNPNSDALNMHNGSGANPNEFLSLDSHPESARKMENKFKRSFTLPARMASSSSSTSIDHQQHQPVEYRNPEGGMYSDVMETFLE